CACACATTCCGTAGTTTCCAGCACCATAAGATCCACCAGTAACAATCGTTAGCTTAGGGACAGTAGTTGTAGATACTGCATTTACCATTTTGGCACCATCACGTGCAATACCGTTGTTTTCATATTTTTTACCCACCATAAATCCTGTGATATTTTGGAGGAACAAAAGTGGGATTCTTCTTTGATCACAAAGTTCAATAAAATGGGATGCTTTGAGGGCAGATTCAGAAAACAAAACTCCATGGTTGGCAATGATGCCTACTGGGTATCCATATACTTCTGCAAATCCTGTGACGATGGTTGTAGCATATAGTTTTTTGAATTCATGGAATCTAGAACCATCTATAATCCTTGCGATGATTTCTCTTGGATCATATGATTTTCGAGAATCCCTTTCGATGATTCCATAAATTTCTTCAGAAGGATACAAAGGTTCTTCTGTTTCTTTAGGAAGAGTTTCTGATTTTAAATTTAGGTTTTTAACGATAGAACGAGTAATTTCTAGAGCATGAAAATCATCTTCTGCATAATGGTCTGTGACTCCCGATACACGACAATGTACGTCTGCACCACCTAACTCTTCACCGGTGACTACTTCTCCAGTGGCTGCTTTGACAAGAGGTGGACCCCCAAGAAAGATGGTTCCATTCCCTTTTACAATCACAGATTCATCGGACATCGCAGGAATATAAGCTCCTCCTGCTGTACAAGAACCCATAACAACAGCTATCTGAGAAATTCCTTTGGCACTCATTCGCGCTTGGTTGAAAAAAATACGACCAAAATGGTCTTTATCCGGGAACACTTCATCTTGCATGGGTAAAAAAGCCCCACCGGAATCCACTAAGTAAATACAAGGAAGGGAATTGTTTTCGGCTATCTCTTGAGCACGA
This genomic stretch from Leptospira meyeri harbors:
- a CDS encoding carboxyl transferase domain-containing protein translates to MERIISKTNPNTSEFVANRTAYLETLVPIRKVIDNVKLGGGKKALEKHKSRGKLTARERIAELIDVGTEFMEVCGLAGEDVYPDPVPSAGIITGIGKVEGVDCMIVANDATVKGGTYYPLTVKKHVRAQEIAENNSLPCIYLVDSGGAFLPMQDEVFPDKDHFGRIFFNQARMSAKGISQIAVVMGSCTAGGAYIPAMSDESVIVKGNGTIFLGGPPLVKAATGEVVTGEELGGADVHCRVSGVTDHYAEDDFHALEITRSIVKNLNLKSETLPKETEEPLYPSEEIYGIIERDSRKSYDPREIIARIIDGSRFHEFKKLYATTIVTGFAEVYGYPVGIIANHGVLFSESALKASHFIELCDQRRIPLLFLQNITGFMVGKKYENNGIARDGAKMVNAVSTTTVPKLTIVTGGSYGAGNYGMCGRAFAPEFLWMWPNARISVMGGEQAANVLWTVKKDQKEAAGESILPEEESIFKKPILEDYEKKSSAVYSSARLWDDGIIDPAETRKVLGRALSILSRRKEERKPFGVFRM